The following proteins come from a genomic window of Alicyclobacillus dauci:
- the msrB gene encoding peptide-methionine (R)-S-oxide reductase MsrB, producing the protein MQNKEDLKKKLTPIQYEVTQHSATEPPFHNEYWDNDKDGIYVDVVSGEPLFSSLDKYDAGCGWPSFTKPLDKDRILEKQDYTHGMIRTEVRSENSDSHLGHVFPDGPVQTGGLRYCINSAALRFVPKEDLEREGYGEYLKLFGDQK; encoded by the coding sequence ATGCAAAACAAAGAAGACTTGAAGAAGAAACTCACGCCTATCCAATATGAAGTGACGCAACACAGTGCGACAGAACCACCGTTTCACAACGAGTATTGGGATAACGACAAGGATGGAATCTATGTGGATGTCGTATCTGGGGAACCGCTCTTCTCGTCGCTCGACAAATATGATGCCGGATGCGGTTGGCCCAGCTTCACGAAGCCACTCGACAAAGACAGGATTCTAGAAAAGCAAGATTACACGCATGGGATGATCCGAACGGAAGTCCGGTCGGAAAATTCCGACTCGCACCTTGGCCACGTTTTTCCCGACGGTCCAGTGCAAACGGGCGGGTTGCGCTACTGTATCAACTCGGCCGCGCTTCGGTTTGTACCGAAGGAAGATCTCGAACGCGAAGGTTATGGCGAATATCTAAAGCTGTTCGGCGACCAGAAGTAA
- a CDS encoding IclR family transcriptional regulator, whose translation MLSSVRNVARVLKSFRLDRPEMSLSELSRNLDIPKSTMFKLLHTMLAEGFLERNAQTGKYRPGRRMQSMSHVILSNSELTQESIPHLRYLAKHTGMVAHLTSYEHGDVVWLTKIQEFCQLQVYSRVGRRVPAYAPASGRAILAHLDSEEVTELMNREWRALTPKTHTDKESFMAELEHIKASGFSIQCEEVDLGVTSVGVAILDASSRPVAGISVAGYSTSFDERTTQHAYLALKQTAQEIANYM comes from the coding sequence GTGCTTAGTTCAGTGCGCAATGTCGCTCGCGTTTTGAAGAGCTTTCGACTCGATAGACCAGAGATGTCACTTTCTGAATTATCACGGAACCTCGACATACCGAAATCGACGATGTTCAAGCTCTTGCATACCATGCTCGCCGAGGGATTCCTCGAGCGAAATGCCCAAACAGGCAAATATCGACCTGGGCGTCGTATGCAGTCAATGAGCCATGTCATCTTATCAAACTCCGAATTAACACAGGAGTCTATCCCACATCTTCGTTATTTGGCAAAACATACAGGGATGGTTGCACACTTAACGAGTTACGAGCATGGTGATGTGGTTTGGTTAACCAAGATTCAGGAGTTCTGCCAACTCCAGGTCTATTCCCGTGTTGGGCGCAGAGTACCGGCATATGCGCCAGCGTCGGGCCGAGCCATTCTGGCCCATCTCGATAGCGAAGAAGTTACCGAGCTAATGAATCGGGAGTGGCGGGCTCTTACGCCAAAAACGCACACGGACAAAGAATCGTTCATGGCGGAATTGGAACATATCAAGGCTTCTGGATTTTCCATTCAATGCGAAGAGGTTGACTTGGGCGTAACGTCGGTCGGAGTCGCCATTCTGGATGCTTCATCGAGACCAGTGGCAGGGATCAGTGTAGCGGGGTATTCAACGTCGTTTGATGAGCGGACGACTCAGCACGCGTACCTTGCGTTGAAGCAGACAGCACAAGAAATTGCGAACTACATGTAA
- a CDS encoding IclR family transcriptional regulator: MNEKLCERKAVIEVDNQSAVLVTAQHSLQILKLFTNETPELGICDLSRKMGLAKSTVSRIVSTFVEEAILEKNRETGKYRLSPMILELGLAAQESSPFVKRARDEIDALSKRFNCEAFLAVRDGMESVIVYRAEDSQETLSGECTFLPTTLAGLVTLVFSEDEPEAFVSENWPVWLDPGLLPRMQKIIEGITDNGFACGEEPLRRGKFTLACPVFNTTGTAFAAIAVTSDLGFDHASEEVAVCLGRIAQRLSADAMSNDDLAAVH; encoded by the coding sequence GTGAACGAAAAGCTGTGTGAACGAAAGGCGGTCATCGAGGTGGACAACCAGAGCGCTGTTCTCGTAACGGCACAACATTCGCTTCAGATCCTGAAATTGTTTACCAATGAAACGCCTGAACTAGGCATTTGTGATCTCAGTCGAAAAATGGGACTAGCAAAGAGCACTGTTTCGCGCATTGTCTCGACTTTTGTGGAAGAGGCCATTCTCGAAAAGAATCGCGAAACGGGGAAGTATCGGCTGAGTCCCATGATTTTGGAGTTAGGACTTGCGGCGCAGGAGTCTTCTCCGTTTGTGAAGCGGGCTCGTGACGAGATCGACGCGTTGTCTAAACGGTTCAACTGTGAAGCTTTCTTGGCCGTCCGCGATGGCATGGAGAGCGTCATCGTCTATCGAGCAGAGGATAGTCAGGAGACGCTGAGCGGCGAATGCACATTCTTGCCAACGACACTTGCCGGCCTCGTAACTTTGGTGTTCTCGGAAGATGAGCCTGAGGCGTTTGTGAGCGAAAACTGGCCTGTGTGGCTTGATCCAGGACTCTTGCCGCGTATGCAGAAGATTATTGAAGGCATCACGGATAATGGGTTTGCGTGCGGTGAGGAGCCACTCCGGCGTGGGAAGTTTACTTTGGCGTGTCCGGTTTTCAACACGACGGGCACCGCCTTTGCTGCCATCGCCGTTACGTCCGACCTCGGATTCGATCACGCTTCGGAAGAGGTTGCCGTGTGCCTTGGCAGGATCGCTCAACGTCTTTCTGCTGATGCGATGTCGAATGACGACTTGGCAGCGGTGCACTGA
- the pobA gene encoding 4-hydroxybenzoate 3-monooxygenase, with the protein MRTQVGIIGAGPAGLMLSHLLHLQGIESVILETRTREEIEGTIRAGVLEQGTMDLMREIGVSQRMDREGQAHHGVEFRFNGKGHRINMYELTGGKHVMVYAQHEVIIDLVKARVDRGGELIFNVGDVSLHGVDTDKPTIQFRRDKDGELEELVCDFIAGCDGFHGPSRPMIPSSIRTEYDKVFPMGWLGILAEAPPSAPELIYCNHDNGFALVSTRSPEIQRMYLQVDAKDNIANWSDDRIWSELQTRLQTSDGWNLIEGPIFQKNIVAMRSFVCDPMQYGRLFLAGDAAHIVPPTGAKGLNLAISDVRVLAKGFEDFYKSNSRDVLNRYSEICLRRVWKAERFSNYMTSMLHRFETHSPFERRIQLAELDYVTSSRIGLTSIAENYVGLPIEW; encoded by the coding sequence ATGCGGACACAAGTTGGGATTATCGGAGCGGGCCCGGCTGGCCTTATGCTTTCACATTTGCTGCACTTGCAAGGAATTGAGTCGGTTATTTTGGAAACGCGAACACGGGAAGAGATTGAAGGAACCATTCGTGCAGGTGTTCTGGAGCAAGGGACAATGGACTTGATGCGGGAAATCGGTGTTTCGCAGCGGATGGACAGGGAAGGCCAAGCGCATCACGGTGTTGAATTCCGCTTTAACGGAAAAGGCCATCGAATCAACATGTACGAGTTGACCGGTGGGAAACACGTCATGGTTTATGCACAACACGAGGTGATCATTGACCTCGTTAAAGCGCGAGTGGATCGTGGTGGTGAGTTGATTTTTAACGTGGGTGACGTCAGTCTCCACGGTGTGGACACGGACAAGCCGACGATTCAGTTTCGGCGGGATAAGGATGGAGAGTTGGAAGAACTGGTTTGTGATTTCATCGCTGGCTGTGATGGATTTCACGGCCCCAGTCGCCCAATGATTCCGAGTTCCATTCGCACGGAATACGATAAGGTTTTTCCGATGGGTTGGCTCGGCATTCTTGCGGAAGCACCTCCGTCGGCACCGGAGCTGATTTACTGTAACCACGATAATGGCTTCGCATTGGTGAGCACACGTTCACCGGAAATCCAACGGATGTATCTGCAAGTGGATGCGAAGGACAACATTGCAAATTGGTCCGATGATCGGATTTGGTCAGAACTGCAAACGCGGTTGCAGACGAGTGATGGCTGGAATCTCATCGAGGGACCCATCTTTCAGAAAAATATCGTCGCTATGCGGAGTTTTGTCTGTGACCCGATGCAGTACGGTCGATTGTTTCTCGCGGGGGATGCAGCACATATTGTGCCGCCAACGGGCGCTAAGGGATTGAATTTGGCCATCTCTGACGTGCGCGTACTGGCAAAGGGCTTTGAGGATTTCTACAAATCGAATAGCAGAGACGTCCTGAATCGGTATTCGGAAATCTGTTTGCGACGGGTGTGGAAAGCGGAACGTTTCTCCAACTATATGACATCTATGTTGCATCGCTTCGAGACACACTCG
- a CDS encoding IS1380 family transposase: MKQHKHTRKHRRRKSCKIHTHFDLNSATAFGGAAGLIDFVLQTGMDKYFCTEELGKRKDAQFQMDDVALTFVLGTLLGQERIFHFEDIEHDPLLMLKLDLPKLPDTTLLYKDLKRLGSPVGMEAIRSAQRLVLKSLLPKGHDIVVDIDSSVETVFGNQEQSAVGFNPHHHGRASFHPLLAFESQMGCCIYDELRSGDAHTAEGFAAFYEAMKKQLPTGVNIRAIRMDKGFTGEKVFQTLEQDGRDYVIKLKWTKRLAELAPNLAWHCITQSDTEHCDVASLMYQATSWEKPRRVVIVRRLDIDPQEVLCADWFWEYEAIATTFDWNGEDIWHFYNHRGNAENHIKEAKYGFAVDQFSSQNFNTNKALEALKLLAYNLLLLYKQAALQPGVRQWTVGRLRRRLFLLPGILVHHARQWTIRLPEFAQRLSTQVLQVAT, from the coding sequence GTGAAACAACATAAGCATACACGAAAACACCGCCGCCGGAAAAGCTGTAAAATACATACTCACTTCGACCTCAATTCTGCCACTGCATTTGGCGGGGCGGCAGGACTCATCGATTTCGTCCTCCAAACCGGTATGGATAAGTATTTTTGCACAGAGGAACTTGGCAAACGGAAAGACGCTCAATTCCAAATGGATGACGTTGCTCTTACGTTCGTCCTCGGTACATTGCTGGGTCAGGAACGAATTTTCCACTTCGAGGACATTGAGCATGATCCCCTTCTTATGCTCAAGCTGGATCTGCCGAAGCTGCCAGATACAACGCTGCTGTACAAGGACTTGAAGCGGCTAGGCTCCCCTGTTGGTATGGAGGCGATCCGCTCGGCACAGCGCCTTGTACTCAAGTCGCTACTCCCCAAAGGACATGACATTGTCGTTGACATAGATTCTTCAGTGGAGACGGTGTTTGGAAACCAGGAACAATCTGCTGTAGGGTTCAATCCGCATCATCATGGAAGGGCAAGTTTTCATCCCTTGCTAGCGTTTGAATCGCAGATGGGGTGCTGCATCTATGACGAACTGCGTTCCGGCGACGCTCACACAGCAGAAGGGTTTGCAGCCTTCTATGAGGCGATGAAAAAGCAGTTGCCAACAGGTGTAAACATCCGTGCCATCCGCATGGATAAAGGGTTTACCGGTGAAAAGGTGTTTCAGACACTGGAACAAGACGGGCGAGACTACGTGATCAAACTGAAATGGACGAAGCGACTAGCAGAGCTGGCCCCCAACCTAGCGTGGCATTGTATCACCCAGAGTGATACAGAACACTGCGATGTTGCCTCCCTTATGTACCAGGCAACATCCTGGGAAAAACCTCGGCGAGTTGTCATTGTGCGTCGATTGGACATTGACCCGCAGGAGGTCCTATGTGCGGATTGGTTTTGGGAGTACGAGGCCATAGCCACAACGTTTGACTGGAACGGTGAGGACATATGGCATTTCTACAACCACCGTGGCAACGCTGAGAATCATATCAAAGAAGCCAAATATGGATTCGCCGTTGACCAATTCTCGAGTCAGAATTTCAATACCAACAAAGCGTTGGAAGCTCTGAAGCTGCTGGCATACAACCTGCTCCTGTTATATAAACAAGCAGCGTTGCAACCTGGAGTGCGTCAGTGGACAGTTGGACGGCTCCGGCGGAGACTATTCCTTCTACCCGGAATTTTGGTTCACCATGCACGTCAGTGGACAATTCGTCTGCCCGAGTTCGCACAGCGCCTGTCCACCCAAGTCCTTCAGGTGGCGACATAG
- a CDS encoding ArsR/SmtB family transcription factor, producing the protein MTNSSNPNLVEVAALIGDASRANMLLSLLGGKALPASELARLAHISPQTASSHLAKMVSAGLLVLETYGRHRYYRLAGEDVAHALESLNAIAPVKPVRSLRESDQTRALRFARTCYDHVAGELGVALCDRFVELEILSPAERDFELSALGADRLEQFGIPVTTLRQERRHFSRKCLDWSERRHHLAGSLGAAMTNRFFELHWIERIPGGRAVRLTPAGRHGLRDEFGMEFAH; encoded by the coding sequence GTGACCAACAGTTCCAATCCGAACCTTGTAGAAGTTGCCGCACTAATTGGTGACGCGTCGCGCGCCAACATGCTGCTCAGCCTCCTCGGCGGAAAAGCCCTGCCGGCGAGCGAATTAGCGCGTTTGGCACACATTTCCCCGCAAACTGCGAGTTCTCATCTCGCGAAAATGGTGAGTGCTGGCCTCCTGGTGCTGGAGACGTACGGACGCCACCGCTACTATCGCCTCGCGGGTGAAGATGTCGCACACGCGCTCGAATCACTTAACGCCATTGCCCCTGTGAAGCCCGTTCGGTCATTGCGAGAGTCGGACCAGACCCGTGCGCTTCGGTTTGCACGTACTTGTTACGATCACGTCGCAGGCGAACTCGGTGTAGCCCTGTGTGATCGCTTCGTAGAACTCGAAATTCTGTCCCCCGCAGAGCGGGACTTCGAGCTGAGTGCACTCGGCGCAGATCGTCTCGAGCAATTCGGAATTCCAGTGACGACTTTGCGGCAGGAACGACGACACTTCTCCCGCAAGTGTCTAGATTGGAGTGAACGTCGCCATCATCTCGCTGGCAGCCTTGGGGCGGCGATGACGAACCGCTTTTTCGAGTTACACTGGATCGAACGCATCCCAGGTGGCCGGGCTGTTCGCCTGACACCAGCAGGAAGGCACGGTCTCCGGGATGAATTTGGGATGGAGTTCGCTCACTGA
- a CDS encoding RNA polymerase sigma factor, which produces MEDDTHSIISALFEEHAESIFRFATLSLPRDLDAKDVVQEVFLKAYRSWNTYNKGSNERTWLYQIAKNHIYA; this is translated from the coding sequence TTGGAGGATGACACGCATTCTATTATTTCGGCACTGTTCGAGGAACATGCTGAAAGTATTTTTAGGTTTGCGACACTTTCGCTTCCACGGGATCTCGATGCCAAAGATGTTGTTCAAGAAGTATTTCTCAAGGCCTATCGCTCTTGGAATACGTACAACAAAGGGTCTAATGAACGAACCTGGTTATACCAAATTGCAAAAAACCATATATACGCCTGA
- a CDS encoding LLM class flavin-dependent oxidoreductase, whose translation MIRLSILDQSPISQGSNAREALQRTVAVAQTAERLGYQRLWVSEHHDTTSLAGSTPEILIAHLAAKTNHIRIGSGGVMLPHYSAYKVAENFRMLEALYPNRIDLGLGRAPGGMPRSTMALQEGKVRAANYVQQVEDLMAYLTDTLPDDHRFPGLTAAPVIDTVPEMWLLGSSDGSAHVAAQKGTAFTFAHFINGDGGVDAVRMYKDQFQPSVLYSEPQASVAIFCICADTDEEADTIASSLDLSLVMLANGQRADGTPSIETAKSYPYNRYELALIKENRKRMIVGSPVSVKQQIEHLAASYGVNEVIIATTTHQFEHRLRSYGLVANAFNLGTDSV comes from the coding sequence ATGATTCGACTCAGCATTCTGGACCAGTCGCCGATCTCACAAGGTAGCAACGCACGTGAGGCCTTGCAGAGAACGGTGGCGGTGGCGCAGACGGCAGAGCGTCTGGGTTATCAACGGCTGTGGGTGTCGGAACATCACGACACGACTTCTTTGGCGGGATCGACACCGGAAATTCTCATCGCGCACTTGGCGGCAAAGACGAACCACATCCGCATCGGATCCGGCGGCGTCATGCTACCTCACTATAGTGCCTACAAAGTCGCTGAAAACTTTCGGATGCTCGAAGCCCTGTACCCAAACCGAATTGACCTGGGGCTCGGGCGGGCACCAGGTGGAATGCCGAGATCGACGATGGCTCTGCAGGAAGGCAAAGTCAGAGCAGCTAACTACGTACAGCAAGTGGAAGACCTCATGGCCTACCTGACCGACACGCTGCCGGATGACCACAGATTCCCGGGACTCACAGCAGCTCCCGTCATCGACACGGTGCCTGAAATGTGGTTGCTCGGTTCGAGTGACGGAAGTGCTCACGTAGCCGCTCAAAAAGGCACGGCGTTTACATTCGCTCATTTCATCAACGGAGACGGTGGAGTGGACGCGGTGCGGATGTATAAAGACCAGTTCCAACCTTCAGTCCTCTACAGTGAACCGCAAGCGAGCGTGGCGATTTTCTGCATTTGCGCCGATACCGACGAAGAGGCGGACACAATTGCGTCCAGTCTCGATTTGTCCCTTGTTATGCTGGCAAATGGCCAACGAGCTGACGGGACGCCGTCCATTGAAACAGCGAAAAGTTATCCATACAACAGGTACGAATTGGCTCTCATCAAGGAAAACCGGAAACGAATGATAGTGGGAAGCCCGGTGAGCGTCAAGCAGCAGATAGAACACTTGGCAGCAAGTTACGGTGTGAACGAAGTGATTATCGCCACGACGACACACCAGTTCGAACATCGACTGCGTTCATACGGACTGGTTGCGAACGCGTTCAATCTAGGGACAGACTCTGTCTGA